The following proteins come from a genomic window of Thermodesulforhabdaceae bacterium:
- a CDS encoding sigma-54 dependent transcriptional regulator, which yields MNEGSILIVDDEDFICDNLQRILRDEGYESIVASTAREALDIVKSSPVDLVLLDLNLPDMGGIEVLKKLKEEDTDILVVIITGYASVESAVEAIKLGAYDYIKKPFKADAITLIVKLALETQKLKREVRAFRSHHDGILRGKAIIAESKVMKELLEKVKRIAASDATVLITGETGVGKDLFARTIHAMSPRSKYPFVEINCSALPEQLLESELFGHEKGAFTGAKERKLGLFEVANGGTIFLDEIGELVPGLQAKLLRILEDHSVRRLGGTQSHRVDIRIIAATNQDLQGYVRENKFRKDLYFRLNTIPLHIPPLRERPEDIMPLAKHFVSEHNRKYSRKFQGFSPEAEKLLLAYSWPGNVRELAHVLERICIMHDDRLIDTSHLPKEIAQGPEITFDDVLMSSFNIPLEGMNLEEIMEKIALSFIKKALKITGGNVSQAAKLLGIPRGTLRYKMEKYQLMETDYRSL from the coding sequence ATGAACGAAGGAAGCATTCTTATCGTCGATGATGAAGATTTTATTTGCGACAATCTGCAGCGTATTCTCAGAGACGAAGGATATGAAAGCATTGTAGCATCAACCGCCAGGGAAGCCCTTGACATTGTTAAGAGTTCACCGGTGGATCTGGTTCTTCTTGATCTCAACCTTCCCGACATGGGAGGTATTGAGGTCTTAAAAAAGCTAAAAGAGGAAGACACAGACATTCTTGTTGTAATCATTACGGGATATGCTTCTGTAGAATCAGCAGTGGAAGCTATTAAGTTGGGAGCCTACGATTATATAAAAAAGCCTTTCAAAGCGGATGCTATAACTCTTATTGTCAAGCTCGCTCTGGAAACGCAAAAACTAAAAAGAGAAGTCAGAGCTTTTCGATCCCATCACGATGGTATTCTCAGGGGTAAAGCTATTATCGCAGAAAGCAAAGTTATGAAAGAATTGCTCGAAAAAGTTAAAAGGATTGCTGCTTCTGACGCCACAGTATTGATTACGGGAGAAACTGGCGTAGGAAAGGATCTTTTTGCAAGAACCATCCATGCTATGAGTCCACGATCGAAATATCCTTTCGTGGAGATAAACTGCTCTGCTTTGCCGGAACAACTGCTGGAAAGTGAACTTTTCGGGCACGAAAAGGGTGCTTTTACAGGGGCTAAAGAAAGAAAGCTGGGTCTTTTCGAAGTAGCTAACGGGGGCACCATTTTCCTTGACGAAATAGGAGAACTTGTCCCGGGACTTCAAGCAAAACTTCTCAGGATACTGGAAGATCATTCTGTTCGCCGCCTTGGCGGTACTCAATCTCACAGAGTAGACATAAGAATTATCGCCGCCACCAATCAAGATCTTCAGGGTTATGTTAGAGAAAACAAGTTCCGAAAGGATTTATATTTCCGCCTTAATACCATTCCTCTTCATATTCCACCTTTAAGAGAGCGACCTGAAGATATTATGCCTTTAGCTAAACACTTTGTGTCTGAACATAATAGAAAATACAGTCGCAAGTTTCAGGGATTTTCTCCGGAGGCAGAAAAACTTCTTCTGGCTTACTCCTGGCCTGGAAACGTTAGAGAACTTGCTCATGTTCTGGAAAGAATCTGTATAATGCACGATGATAGATTAATTGATACATCACACCTTCCGAAAGAGATCGCTCAAGGGCCAGAGATTACCTTTGATGACGTTTTGATGTCTTCTTTCAACATTCCCCTGGAGGGAATGAATTTAGAAGAGATAATGGAGAAAATTGCTCTATCCTTCATAAAAAAAGCGCTCAAGATTACCGGTGGCAATGTCTCCCAGGCAGCTAAACTCCTTGGAATTCCTAGAGGAACCCTTCGATACAAAATGGAAAAATATCAACTTATGGAAACGGACTATCGCTCCCTGTAA
- a CDS encoding OadG-related small transporter subunit: MLEKGLVIAFVGMGGTLFTLWILTLIIEGLKRVFPYRDEETNGKEIS, from the coding sequence ATGTTAGAAAAAGGGTTGGTTATCGCTTTTGTCGGAATGGGCGGCACTCTTTTTACCCTCTGGATACTCACTCTAATTATTGAAGGTCTTAAGAGGGTGTTTCCTTATCGTGATGAAGAGACAAACGGAAAGGAGATATCCTGA